From a single Paenibacillus sp. FSL W8-0426 genomic region:
- the recR gene encoding recombination mediator RecR: MYYPEPISKLIDAFTRLPGIGPKTAARLAFHVLNMKEDDVIDFAKALVSVKRNLHYCSVCCNITDTDPCRICQDKSRDGSVICVVQDSKDLVAMERTKEFDGYYHVLQGAISPMEGVGPDDIRLKELLVRLSDERVKELILATNPNIEGEATAMYISRLVRPFEITVTRIAHGLPVGGDLEYADEVTLSKALEGRREIR, from the coding sequence TTGTATTATCCCGAACCGATATCGAAGCTGATTGATGCCTTTACCCGATTGCCGGGGATTGGCCCCAAAACGGCTGCTCGATTAGCATTTCATGTGTTGAACATGAAGGAAGACGATGTTATTGATTTTGCTAAAGCGTTGGTCAGTGTGAAGCGCAATCTTCACTACTGTTCCGTGTGTTGCAATATTACGGATACAGATCCGTGCCGGATATGCCAGGACAAATCCAGGGATGGATCGGTCATCTGTGTGGTTCAGGATTCCAAGGATCTCGTGGCCATGGAGCGGACGAAGGAATTTGACGGATATTATCATGTGCTGCAGGGGGCCATATCGCCGATGGAGGGGGTTGGGCCTGACGACATTCGGTTAAAGGAACTTTTGGTCCGTCTTAGCGATGAACGGGTCAAGGAGCTTATACTGGCTACGAACCCGAACATTGAAGGAGAAGCGACGGCGATGTATATTTCCCGTCTTGTTCGCCCGTTCGAGATCACCGTCACCCGTATAGCTCATGGGTTACCTGTGGGGGGAGACCTGGAATACGCGGACGAGGTTACACTGTCCAAGGCGTTGGAAGGAAGAAGAGAGATTCGGTAA
- a CDS encoding helix-turn-helix domain-containing protein has product MIELGTWLREQINLSNEGFSIPERFLAAGLGEHLEQEKIPFLLQGETPDDRRVHSSELNKLLESYFGEDIVLIPLGDQEWVFFGSVQTVTAEADDDTTEARKELLNAFCLGLYELIASEWAGGFHLSAALPCVPYQQLISVTSTLRESVKLGRSFHVTEHIHLPWNLHLERLVASISEPERLRFIEEIGKNTSLFSDSETMGTLETFFSLDCNVSETAKRMFIHRNTLVYRLDKIKHEIGYDVRSFENAVLVRLLLLMYKVTKKP; this is encoded by the coding sequence TTGATTGAGTTGGGCACCTGGCTTCGGGAGCAAATCAATCTGTCTAACGAAGGGTTCAGTATCCCAGAACGTTTTCTGGCTGCAGGGCTGGGCGAGCATCTGGAACAAGAAAAGATTCCTTTCCTGTTACAGGGCGAGACGCCGGATGATCGGCGCGTTCATTCAAGCGAACTGAACAAGCTGCTCGAGAGCTATTTTGGTGAGGACATCGTTCTGATTCCCTTAGGAGATCAGGAGTGGGTATTTTTTGGTTCGGTTCAGACCGTTACGGCAGAGGCCGATGACGATACCACTGAGGCAAGGAAAGAGCTCTTGAATGCGTTTTGTCTTGGATTGTATGAGCTGATTGCCAGTGAATGGGCAGGCGGATTCCATTTGTCGGCAGCCTTGCCTTGTGTTCCTTACCAGCAATTGATATCTGTAACCTCTACACTTCGGGAGAGTGTAAAGCTGGGCAGATCGTTTCATGTCACTGAGCACATACATTTACCATGGAATTTGCATCTTGAACGATTGGTGGCGAGCATATCCGAACCGGAACGGCTGCGCTTTATAGAAGAGATCGGCAAGAACACATCGCTCTTCAGCGACAGTGAGACGATGGGCACATTGGAGACGTTTTTCAGTCTGGATTGCAATGTAAGCGAGACCGCAAAAAGGATGTTTATTCATCGCAATACGCTGGTTTACCGTCTGGACAAGATCAAACATGAGATCGGATACGATGTAAGGAGCTTTGAAAATGCGGTGCTGGTCCGACTTTTACTGCTGATGTACAAAGTGACGAAAAAGCCGTGA
- a CDS encoding YbaB/EbfC family nucleoid-associated protein, giving the protein MNNMNQMMKQVKKMQEQMLKAQEELGDKTVQGTSGGGVVTAEVNGHKKLLSVTIKPEAVDPDDVEMLQDLVMTAVNDALSKADELANQDMGKFTGGMKIPGLF; this is encoded by the coding sequence ATGAATAACATGAACCAAATGATGAAGCAAGTGAAGAAAATGCAGGAACAAATGCTGAAAGCGCAGGAAGAACTGGGCGACAAAACGGTTCAAGGTACTTCCGGAGGCGGCGTGGTTACGGCAGAAGTGAACGGACACAAAAAATTGCTCTCTGTTACGATCAAACCTGAAGCGGTAGATCCGGACGACGTCGAAATGCTGCAAGATCTCGTGATGACGGCTGTGAACGATGCACTGAGCAAAGCTGACGAACTTGCCAACCAGGATATGGGCAAATTCACTGGCGGCATGAAAATTCCGGGATTGTTTTAA
- the lgt gene encoding prolipoprotein diacylglyceryl transferase has translation MDMYLLLNPIAFSIGALKVHWYGLILGTAALVGLLLAIREGKRFGIPQEVFMDMILLGVPSAIIGARIYYVAFKWEDYKDNFWDVFKIWNGGIAIYGALIGAIICAVIFFRRKGYNFWRMADICAPGLIVGQMIGRWGNFVNQEAYGGPVEESFLRDKLHLPDFIVNQMNVEGVFHHPAFLYESMWSLVGLILLLILRRQKFLRAGELFMSYFIWYSIGRFFIEALRTDSLGFQAPQWLASLVNGLWSPMTAFGFEQGYLDPAYGNVRISQLLAIAIIIAAAAFIIVRRVTGKAEVRYSDPIVSTKAVTEPSDELPHSAGTARKPDSAATNHEAEEERESADDKKE, from the coding sequence ATGGACATGTATCTGCTGTTGAACCCAATCGCCTTCTCCATTGGTGCATTGAAGGTTCACTGGTATGGCCTGATCCTCGGCACGGCGGCATTGGTAGGCTTGCTGCTCGCGATTCGGGAGGGCAAGCGGTTCGGCATTCCTCAGGAAGTGTTCATGGACATGATCCTGCTGGGCGTACCGTCCGCCATTATCGGCGCACGTATCTATTATGTCGCGTTCAAATGGGAAGACTATAAGGACAACTTCTGGGATGTCTTCAAGATATGGAATGGCGGTATTGCCATCTATGGTGCACTGATTGGCGCAATTATTTGCGCGGTCATTTTCTTCCGCCGCAAAGGATACAATTTCTGGCGCATGGCAGATATTTGCGCACCCGGGTTGATTGTGGGCCAAATGATCGGCCGCTGGGGGAACTTCGTCAACCAAGAGGCGTATGGCGGGCCTGTGGAAGAATCTTTTTTGCGAGATAAGCTGCATTTGCCGGACTTTATCGTCAATCAGATGAATGTGGAAGGGGTATTTCATCATCCCGCATTCCTGTACGAATCCATGTGGAGCCTGGTTGGCCTGATTCTGCTGCTGATCCTGCGCAGACAAAAGTTTTTGCGTGCGGGCGAGCTGTTTATGTCGTATTTCATTTGGTATTCGATCGGGCGATTCTTCATCGAGGCGCTGCGTACGGACAGTCTGGGCTTCCAGGCGCCACAGTGGCTTGCTTCCCTGGTGAATGGACTATGGTCACCGATGACGGCGTTTGGTTTCGAACAAGGATACCTGGATCCTGCTTATGGCAATGTTAGAATTTCGCAGCTGTTGGCGATCGCCATTATTATCGCTGCGGCGGCGTTCATCATCGTAAGAAGGGTGACTGGCAAAGCTGAAGTACGTTACAGCGACCCGATTGTGTCGACCAAGGCGGTAACCGAACCTTCGGATGAGCTCCCGCACAGTGCCGGAACGGCACGCAAGCCGGACTCGGCGGCAACGAACCATGAAGCCGAAGAGGAACGCGAATCTGCCGATGACAAAAAGGAGTAA
- a CDS encoding DUF2508 family protein, whose translation MRWFGKKGSTGEKHEYLKREEEAARIYLDIERAKAEWERAVRQFEEAQGEDEIDYAIFVLEAAERKYQIHLKRAKQAGVNGPLRVDREMSV comes from the coding sequence ATGAGATGGTTTGGGAAAAAGGGTTCAACCGGCGAGAAACATGAATATCTCAAAAGAGAAGAAGAGGCGGCAAGGATCTATCTGGATATTGAACGGGCTAAAGCGGAATGGGAACGTGCGGTAAGACAGTTCGAGGAAGCGCAGGGGGAAGATGAGATTGATTATGCGATCTTTGTTCTTGAGGCTGCGGAGCGGAAATACCAGATCCACTTAAAGAGGGCTAAACAAGCCGGGGTCAATGGACCTTTAAGAGTGGATAGGGAAATGAGCGTCTGA
- a CDS encoding pro-sigmaK processing inhibitor BofA family protein, whose translation MKTMILGSILVLSLLALFVILLKKKLGIAWLTSFGIHLVLSAVAIYVINYSGWVTGWYIPLNPATIGTVSVLGLPGIGLLLGLKFSLFG comes from the coding sequence ATGAAGACGATGATATTGGGCAGCATATTGGTGTTATCGCTGCTTGCGCTCTTCGTTATTTTATTAAAGAAGAAATTAGGGATAGCGTGGCTGACTTCCTTTGGCATCCATCTTGTTTTGTCAGCGGTAGCGATTTACGTCATCAATTATTCGGGGTGGGTCACAGGATGGTACATCCCGTTGAATCCCGCAACGATTGGAACTGTGAGTGTTTTGGGACTGCCTGGTATTGGACTTTTGCTTGGATTAAAATTTTCTTTGTTTGGGTAG
- the ugpC gene encoding sn-glycerol-3-phosphate ABC transporter ATP-binding protein UgpC → MAGVRLEHIFKKYPGADKATVIDVNLDIKDKEFLVLVGPSGCGKSTTLRMIAGLEEISEGKLYIGDRVVNDVAPKDRDIAMVFQSYALYPHMSVYQNMAFGLKLRKVKKDEIDKRVREAAKILDIEHLLDRKPKALSGGQRQRVALGRAIVRDPQVFLMDEPLSNLDAKLRGQMRAEITKLAKRLETTVIYVTHDQIEAMTMGDRIVVMKDGIIQQAASPEELYNHPANLFVAGFIGSPTMNFISGKIAEQGSNLHFVAPGVDVEIPQGKAQLLKSRGYANKEVILGVRPEDIHEEPVFLEASPNSVFSTHVDVTENLGHEMLLYLSGVGSDTTIARVDGRSNTREGSTVKMAIDMNKVHIFDKETEANVLLQD, encoded by the coding sequence ATGGCTGGTGTACGTTTAGAGCATATTTTCAAAAAATACCCTGGTGCTGACAAAGCGACAGTTATTGACGTTAACCTGGACATTAAAGATAAAGAATTTCTGGTGCTGGTTGGTCCGTCCGGTTGTGGTAAATCCACAACGTTGCGCATGATCGCAGGCCTTGAGGAAATTTCTGAAGGTAAACTCTATATCGGTGACCGCGTCGTGAACGATGTTGCTCCTAAAGATCGCGATATCGCGATGGTTTTCCAATCCTACGCCTTGTACCCGCATATGAGCGTGTATCAAAACATGGCATTTGGTTTGAAATTGCGTAAAGTGAAAAAAGATGAAATCGACAAACGCGTTCGCGAAGCAGCCAAAATCCTCGATATCGAGCATTTGCTGGATCGTAAACCAAAAGCGTTGTCCGGTGGTCAACGTCAGCGTGTCGCACTCGGTCGTGCGATCGTCCGTGACCCGCAAGTATTCTTGATGGATGAGCCGCTCTCCAACTTGGACGCGAAATTGCGCGGTCAGATGCGTGCGGAAATCACCAAGCTCGCGAAACGTCTGGAAACGACTGTTATCTACGTAACGCATGACCAGATCGAAGCGATGACGATGGGTGACCGGATCGTTGTTATGAAAGACGGTATCATTCAACAAGCGGCTTCTCCGGAAGAACTGTACAACCACCCAGCGAACCTGTTCGTGGCCGGTTTCATCGGTTCTCCTACAATGAACTTTATCTCGGGTAAAATTGCGGAGCAAGGTTCCAACCTGCATTTCGTAGCTCCTGGCGTGGACGTTGAAATTCCACAAGGGAAAGCGCAATTGCTGAAATCCAGAGGATACGCTAACAAGGAAGTCATTCTGGGCGTTCGTCCTGAAGACATCCACGAAGAGCCGGTATTCTTGGAAGCTTCCCCGAACTCCGTGTTCTCTACGCATGTAGACGTAACCGAGAACCTTGGTCACGAAATGCTCCTCTACTTGAGCGGTGTAGGTAGCGACACTACGATTGCCCGCGTAGACGGACGTTCCAACACGCGTGAAGGTTCTACCGTTAAAATGGCGATCGACATGAACAAAGTTCATATCTTTGATAAAGAGACTGAAGCGAACGTTCTCCTTCAAGACTAA
- the rpmE gene encoding 50S ribosomal protein L31 has product MKAAIHPKYTVVNVTCACGNTFEAGSVKDELRVEICSACHPHFTGKQKFIDAGGRVDRFKKKYGI; this is encoded by the coding sequence ATGAAAGCAGCAATTCATCCTAAATACACTGTAGTAAACGTAACTTGCGCTTGCGGTAACACTTTTGAAGCAGGCTCTGTTAAAGACGAACTGCGTGTAGAGATTTGCTCCGCGTGCCATCCGCACTTCACTGGTAAACAGAAGTTTATCGATGCAGGCGGCCGTGTGGATCGTTTCAAGAAAAAATACGGCATCTAA
- the ppaX gene encoding pyrophosphatase PpaX: protein MIETVLFDLDGTIIDTNDLIINSFLHVMEGWENSAPWTREQIIPHMGGTLEQQFRTFSGQEDVAEYIKGYRAYNDIHHEAMVNPFPYVNEVVEALHQAGIVMGVVTTKIRPSTLKTLERFDLTKYMKSIVTVTDVTHPKPHAEPVLKAINELGADPAKTLMIGDSPVDIQSAKNAGALAAGVAWSLKGEAVLNQYGPDYMLHDMRDLLDLVGIKSERS, encoded by the coding sequence ATGATTGAAACGGTATTGTTTGATCTTGACGGTACGATTATCGATACGAATGATTTGATTATCAATTCGTTCCTTCACGTCATGGAGGGGTGGGAGAACTCTGCCCCCTGGACGCGGGAACAGATTATCCCCCATATGGGCGGCACGCTGGAGCAGCAGTTCCGGACGTTTTCGGGTCAAGAAGACGTGGCTGAATATATAAAAGGCTACCGGGCATACAATGATATTCATCATGAGGCAATGGTCAATCCTTTTCCTTATGTGAATGAGGTTGTGGAAGCCTTGCACCAGGCAGGCATCGTAATGGGCGTCGTAACGACGAAGATTCGTCCATCGACCCTGAAAACCTTGGAACGGTTCGATCTTACCAAGTACATGAAATCGATCGTCACGGTAACGGATGTAACCCATCCCAAACCACATGCCGAACCGGTATTAAAAGCGATAAATGAGCTGGGAGCTGATCCGGCCAAAACGCTGATGATTGGCGACAGTCCGGTTGATATTCAATCCGCTAAAAATGCAGGAGCGCTCGCGGCGGGGGTTGCGTGGTCTCTCAAGGGCGAGGCCGTGTTAAACCAGTACGGCCCTGATTATATGCTGCATGACATGAGAGATCTGCTCGATCTGGTCGGTATCAAGTCGGAACGTTCATGA
- a CDS encoding acyltransferase, whose amino-acid sequence MRKVTRYPIEGHNALWHIYRTVSPWKGVRNFIWVQLSRYCPILPVKNWIYRRMLGMKVGEHTAFGLMVMVDVFFPEKITVGENSVIGYNTTILAHEYLIKEYRLGEVIIGENVLIGANSTILPGVTIGDGAVVAAGSVVHKDVAPGAFVGGNPLRELTRSTVAQDEPAAMPDQRI is encoded by the coding sequence ATGAGAAAGGTGACCCGCTACCCCATTGAGGGACACAATGCGTTGTGGCACATTTATCGGACTGTAAGTCCTTGGAAGGGTGTGCGCAATTTCATCTGGGTCCAGTTGTCACGCTACTGTCCGATCCTTCCGGTCAAGAACTGGATCTATCGTCGCATGCTGGGCATGAAGGTAGGGGAACATACGGCCTTTGGGCTGATGGTCATGGTGGACGTATTTTTTCCGGAGAAGATTACAGTGGGCGAAAATTCGGTCATCGGTTATAACACCACCATTTTGGCTCATGAGTATCTCATCAAAGAGTACAGGCTGGGTGAAGTGATCATCGGTGAAAATGTGTTGATTGGCGCAAATTCAACCATTTTGCCTGGTGTGACGATCGGCGACGGGGCGGTTGTGGCCGCAGGCTCGGTCGTTCACAAGGATGTGGCGCCAGGGGCATTTGTAGGGGGGAACCCGCTGCGCGAACTGACCCGGTCCACGGTGGCTCAGGACGAACCTGCTGCGATGCCGGACCAGCGAATATAA
- the hprK gene encoding HPr(Ser) kinase/phosphatase, which translates to MAKKVKVSELVQQFQLEVVSGSQGLKRFITVDDLNRPGLEMAGYFEYHPQERVQLLGRTELAFFAMLPEDERRDRMQKLCTEETPCIVVTRGLEVPTELIEISEEQNLAVLRSNMATTILSSRITGFLERKLAPTATIHGVLCDVYGVGMLITGSSGIGKSETALELVKRGHRLIADDAVEIRQTSDFQLHGTAPELIRHLLEIRGVGIINVMTLFGAGAVRNNKRITLVVRLEAWQQDKQYDRLGLDEETTRIIDTDVPLVTIPVRPGRNLAVIIEVAAMNYRLKQMGLNAALQFTNKLTATISEDMEDMD; encoded by the coding sequence ATGGCGAAAAAAGTGAAGGTATCTGAATTGGTGCAGCAGTTTCAGCTTGAGGTCGTCTCTGGATCTCAAGGACTTAAGCGCTTCATTACCGTAGACGATTTGAACCGTCCAGGCCTGGAGATGGCCGGCTATTTTGAATACCACCCACAAGAACGGGTTCAGCTGTTAGGAAGAACAGAGCTGGCCTTTTTTGCAATGCTGCCGGAAGACGAACGCCGTGACCGGATGCAGAAACTTTGCACGGAGGAGACGCCATGCATTGTCGTTACGCGTGGACTTGAAGTGCCGACGGAACTGATCGAGATCAGCGAAGAGCAAAATTTGGCGGTGCTGCGCAGCAATATGGCAACGACGATTCTTTCCAGCCGCATTACCGGTTTCCTGGAACGGAAGCTGGCGCCAACCGCTACGATACATGGCGTGCTCTGCGACGTTTATGGCGTCGGTATGCTGATTACGGGAAGCAGCGGTATCGGCAAAAGTGAAACGGCATTGGAGCTCGTGAAGCGTGGACACCGTTTGATTGCGGACGATGCAGTAGAAATCCGTCAGACTTCCGACTTCCAACTGCACGGGACCGCTCCTGAATTAATCCGTCATCTTCTAGAGATTCGCGGGGTGGGCATCATTAACGTGATGACCTTGTTTGGTGCCGGTGCCGTGCGTAACAACAAACGAATTACGCTCGTCGTCCGCCTTGAAGCATGGCAGCAAGACAAACAATACGATCGTCTTGGTTTGGATGAGGAGACTACCCGGATCATTGATACGGACGTACCGCTCGTAACGATTCCGGTACGCCCTGGACGAAACTTGGCCGTCATCATTGAGGTGGCTGCGATGAATTATCGCCTCAAACAGATGGGACTCAATGCGGCACTGCAGTTTACGAATAAACTGACAGCAACGATTTCGGAAGATATGGAAGATATGGACTAG
- the dnaX gene encoding DNA polymerase III subunit gamma/tau, with product MEHIALYRAWRPQSFQDMVGQQHIIQTLQNAIREQRTSHAYLFSGPRGTGKTSAAKIMAKAVNCERGPAPEPCNECEACRRITSGSVMDVQEIDAASNRGVEEIRDLREKVKYAPTEVRQKVYIIDEVHMLTTEAFNALLKTLEEPPPHVMFILATTEPHRLPATIISRCQRFDFRRVSLDEQTDRLELICEQEGMQADRDALQYIARLSDGGMRDALSVLDQISSFTDGKVTYQKVMDMTGGIPSEQFAKLAASLLKGDVGHILQMIEGFMHEGKSADKCMENLLYYFRDLLMIKMVPDADKLTDRVLHPESFREMAEAFTKGQLFQMIDTLNRYQSEMKYAVQPQTLFEVALLKLCSIPGQQGSDGEAAAGVSAQSASMPGDHGEIQRLKQQVSELEKKLDRALKAGLSGGEAASSGPSRPATRAPVSRGNAPAKLPSHLDQYVARKGSPEFADVSKRWGQILQRVKEEKVTVHAWFMDGEPVSVLEDNVLVAFKNNIHRETTEKQANREVIERVLAEQIGRPMRLVTMMLKDWNGVIEGAVESPKEEFKLEPEHEDGGSGGKQPWIDEAIQLFGEDLVIIKE from the coding sequence ATGGAGCATATCGCGTTATATCGGGCGTGGCGCCCCCAGTCGTTTCAGGATATGGTGGGACAACAGCATATTATTCAGACCCTGCAGAACGCGATTCGTGAGCAGCGGACTTCCCATGCTTATTTGTTTAGTGGGCCCCGGGGAACCGGTAAAACGAGTGCCGCCAAAATTATGGCGAAGGCTGTAAACTGCGAACGCGGCCCTGCGCCCGAGCCTTGCAACGAGTGCGAGGCCTGCCGCAGAATTACTTCCGGCTCAGTTATGGACGTGCAGGAGATTGATGCTGCGTCCAACCGCGGCGTTGAGGAAATTCGCGATCTGAGGGAGAAGGTTAAATATGCTCCGACCGAGGTTCGCCAGAAGGTCTATATTATTGATGAAGTGCACATGTTGACGACAGAAGCTTTCAATGCTTTGTTGAAAACATTGGAGGAGCCGCCTCCGCATGTGATGTTTATTTTGGCTACAACCGAGCCGCATCGCCTTCCTGCGACGATCATATCGCGTTGTCAGCGATTCGATTTTCGCAGGGTGTCGCTGGATGAGCAGACTGACCGGCTTGAGCTGATCTGTGAACAGGAAGGCATGCAAGCCGACAGGGATGCCCTCCAGTATATTGCTCGACTTTCTGATGGCGGGATGAGGGATGCACTTAGCGTGCTCGACCAGATCTCTTCCTTCACCGACGGCAAGGTGACTTATCAGAAGGTTATGGATATGACCGGCGGAATTCCCTCGGAACAGTTTGCCAAACTTGCAGCTTCTTTGCTCAAGGGCGATGTCGGTCATATTTTACAGATGATCGAGGGCTTCATGCATGAGGGTAAAAGTGCCGATAAATGCATGGAGAACCTGCTGTATTATTTCCGCGACTTGCTTATGATCAAAATGGTACCGGATGCCGACAAGCTGACGGATCGCGTGCTTCACCCGGAGTCGTTCCGGGAAATGGCCGAAGCCTTTACCAAAGGGCAACTGTTTCAGATGATTGATACGCTTAACCGCTATCAGAGCGAGATGAAGTACGCTGTTCAACCGCAAACGTTATTCGAGGTGGCTTTGTTGAAGCTGTGCAGCATTCCTGGTCAACAAGGGTCGGATGGCGAAGCGGCGGCGGGCGTTTCTGCGCAATCTGCTTCCATGCCTGGCGATCATGGGGAAATCCAGCGTTTGAAACAGCAGGTATCGGAGCTTGAGAAGAAACTTGATCGAGCGCTTAAAGCCGGGTTGAGTGGAGGCGAGGCTGCTTCTAGTGGTCCTTCGCGTCCTGCGACGCGTGCTCCTGTGTCCAGAGGCAACGCACCTGCCAAACTTCCGTCGCATCTGGATCAGTATGTGGCACGGAAAGGGTCGCCGGAATTTGCGGATGTCAGCAAGCGTTGGGGGCAAATATTGCAGCGAGTGAAGGAAGAAAAGGTTACCGTTCATGCCTGGTTTATGGATGGCGAGCCGGTGTCAGTGCTGGAAGACAACGTTCTGGTTGCGTTTAAAAACAACATTCACCGGGAAACGACCGAGAAACAGGCGAATCGCGAAGTGATTGAACGGGTGCTTGCGGAACAAATAGGACGTCCGATGCGTCTCGTAACCATGATGCTGAAGGATTGGAATGGCGTCATAGAGGGAGCTGTTGAGTCCCCGAAGGAGGAATTTAAGCTCGAACCCGAACATGAGGATGGAGGCTCGGGAGGCAAGCAGCCGTGGATTGACGAGGCTATTCAGCTCTTTGGGGAAGACTTGGTCATTATTAAGGAATAA